In Anopheles arabiensis isolate DONGOLA chromosome 2, AaraD3, whole genome shotgun sequence, the genomic window ATGTTCTGATGCTCGCAGTGGGCCAGTGTTTTGACCTCGCGCATCACGCGATCCTTCGATTCTTGCTTGTTGGGCAGCACTACCCGCTTGATTGCGTACCGGCAGTCGTCTAGCTTGTTGCGCACCTCGAACACCACCCCGAAACCACCCTTTCCGAGACACTGCACCAGATCGAAATCGTCGCGGAAGCGGGAGGTGTAGTTGTCTACCAACGCTGGTGGACCGTTGGACGAGCTGGATTCGGAGTAGCTGCGCGTCGCGGTCATCCGTATTGCCGGTGGGAACTCCTCGACCGCTTCCACTGCGGTCGGTATCGGTACGGTGACCTTacgttccaccaccaccatcaccgggGGCTTTTCGAGCCGTAGCTTCAGCATCATGTTCAGTATTAGTGCGGTCGTAATGGAAATGATCAGTATTTCCTTCCACCAGTACCACATCGACACGATGATCACCTTGACCGGTGCGTCGAACATTGTGTCCATATCCTCACCATGGTCGTGCGATCCGTCATGCCCGAACTTCGTACTATTGTTGTCTCCGTTCGACTCATCCTCACCATGGCCACACTGTTCGTCATCACGCTCGGTATCGTAAACCAAGAAGAATCCATTCCCATTGATGTAGTTCGATGCGTACAGTACCGAGCGAGCGATGGCAGTCGATTCACCCGCATCGTCTTCATCATCCTTCACGAGCTGAAACTGATTGTCCCCATCGGTGAGCAGCCCCGCAATACCACGGCTGGCGGGCAGCGGCTTCCACGGTATGGCCGGCAGTTTACTCTCATCGGTCAGCAATGCAAGCTGCTGCATCTTCTCTTCCCGCTCCTCTATCATTGCTGCCGACTCCTGGATGTACAGCTGCTTATCGTGCATTCCAATGTACAGCGATGGATTGATCAGCGGTGGCCGGTCGCCTGATTCACTATCATCCACATTGCCATTCCACATCCAGTCGGTACGGTCGAAAATATCCACCCCAACAAGCTGATCGTTAGTTTTGCCCGACGATCGCCATGCACTCACAATCGGCACTTCAAACTTATGCCGCCAAACGATCTCACCCGGTGCGCTTTTACGCACCGCACAGATCACACCCTCCGGTATGATCACGCGAAGATCGAGATCCAGTATGACGGGATCCACCTCACGCCGTTCCTTGCCACCGCGACAGTCCTCGTTGCTCATCTTTTCCACCTCATGATGGCCGATGCTAAAGTTCCACCGTTCACTGCCGGTGCGTGATTCGACGGCACGGACCGTTTGCGTCTGGCGCCGTATAACCAGCACGTCCTCCTGCATGGGATCGAGTGTACCAGCGCCATCCTCCGGCGGCCCGTACTTGCCATCTGCTGCCATTTCCATCGCAAGCTCTGTTGCGTTTTTGCAGCCTTGCATCGTGCAAACGTAAATCAGCTGACCGGTTTGCATCGAGACACCGTAGGAACGCGTTTCCTTACCGCCCGAGATGACAAGATCGTCCGAAAACTTGAACGAAGACTTGAGCAAGTCCTCTGCACTGAAGGGAATTGGCTCGATCGAGTCGCCATCGAACTTGTACAGGCTGCCGCCGAGCGACGGTATCATGCGCACCCACTTGCCGTTGTTCGTCAGTTCCAGCCGATGGATGCTGGAGGAAAGGAGCGGCCCGGGGCCGGTTTGGATGCTCCACCGTTCGGCTCCACCGTTCAGCATATCGAGGGCGGACATTTTCCCGTCCAGCGTTGTTACGAAAACCAATCtggaaaagaataaaaaaggtGGATTTAATATTTTCACACAAATTACATGCGGAATGGttacattttaacagtcgttt contains:
- the LOC120908664 gene encoding eukaryotic translation initiation factor 2-alpha kinase-like isoform X2 yields the protein MPTCSVLIRCALCVGTVLLATVVTVALGSKGQAPPKQPDDGTATVEQLPFCAEEATRQRDLNDGLVFVTTLDGKMSALDMLNGGAERWSIQTGPGPLLSSSIHRLELTNNGKWVRMIPSLGGSLYKFDGDSIEPIPFSAEDLLKSSFKFSDDLVISGGKETRSYGVSMQTGQLIYVCTMQGCKNATELAMEMAADGKYGPPEDGAGTLDPMQEDVLVIRRQTQTVRAVESRTGSERWNFSIGHHEVEKMSNEDCRGGKERREVDPVILDLDLRVIIPEGVICAVRKSAPGEIVWRHKFEVPIVSAWRSSGKTNDQLVGVDIFDRTDWMWNGNVDDSESGDRPPLINPSLYIGMHDKQLYIQESAAMIEEREEKMQQLALLTDESKLPAIPWKPLPASRGIAGLLTDGDNQFQLVKDDEDDAGESTAIARSVLYASNYINGNGFFLVYDTERDDEQCGHGEDESNGDNNSTKFGHDGSHDHGEDMDTMFDAPVKVIIVSMWYWWKEILIISITTALILNMMLKLRLEKPPVMVVVERKVTVPIPTAVEAVEEFPPAIRMTATRSYSESSSSNGPPALVDNYTSRFRDDFDLVQCLGKGGFGVVFEVRNKLDDCRYAIKRVVLPNKQESKDRVMREVKTLAHCEHQNIVRYFHAWIETPPPGWQERHDREWIERNCLSTSIDIETPTDTCPPLPGVAASATTASSFAVGMKNSRLQASSIQSNLWMPQFPAANFSFSNGIGDGPSLKRYEQSDSCSFIEFRAEGDQDGQPARDDETSSSSESESEDEASEVQSNGKHRWNDEPEDDSLDIVFKEPSRSEGRSQPAAMKDARNGPNVEQQQQQQQKPNPFRKTHRRPLSLDLTSTMRSSRDPCTLPSGTDQSKASSAQSNKIYLYIQMQLCHKQSLKEWLSLNGFPARRDKIVPIFEQIVAGVEYVHLKGLIHRDLKPSNIFFSLDGRIKIGDFGLVTDSSDLQYDSENNMPTMVPNRHTRQVGTQLYMSPEQLKGLPYDYKVDIYSLGLILFELLVSFGTEMERICTLKNVRKSKFPDNFEEDHECEFKLLSLMLSEAPNKRPTTFGIKAHPPFKRIPSNKSTNSLGVVDETLVVDSGPGSTNGSFESEDGDEWHFELPPRRKDSRTYSTSGSGSGNGSAGVPSSAAAPNQLCF